Genomic DNA from Garra rufa chromosome 22, GarRuf1.0, whole genome shotgun sequence:
TAACATAACcaacaaaaacacaacataatCCGTGCAATCTTGACATAATATAACTAGGCGCTCCCATCTCATCCCCACCCTTTTTTTCTGCATATTTTGAGCAGGATGACAAATACTGGGCACGGCGCAGAAAGAACAACATGGCGGCCAAGAGGTCACGGGACGCCCGGCGCCTAAAGGAGAATCAGATTGCCATCCGGGCTGGTTTCCTGGAGAAAGAAAACGCCGCTCTCCGACAGGAAGTTGCCGAGCTACGAAGAGAGCTGGGCCGGTGTAAAAACGTCTTAACCAAGTATGAAGCTCGACACGGCCCACTGTGAGACCGCCTCAACATCCCCCTTCAAATTCGAAGGACAATACTCTTGGGTTAAAGTCCGCTGGGCTTGTTTTCCAGCCAGCCCTCACCTCAGTCTGTTCTTGGCACCTTAGAAGGCAGAAACGTTTCATTGTGTGATTTCAGATGTCTTTTAGAGATCTACCCACTCTCTTTCTCTATTTGTTATCGCAAACACACCGCCGTTGTTTGCCGATCGtgttacttttacttttaatgtGTCGTAGCATTTGTCCACAAACGTTTTCCGCCTTGATTTGTCGTAATTTAGCAGTCAAATCTGAGAGGGGTACATGTGCATAGCTGCTTCAGAATAAAGATTATTCTCACAGACAGAAGAGAATGTAGCAAGATGTGAGAGTTTGAATTCATTGAGTAACTCCATATTAAGTATCTGTATTAGAAAACAGACAATCAAGTTGCTTATGTTCCAAAGCGTAATGAAACGGAGCCACATGGAGCGTGATCGAAATCGGCTGTTACTTTATTATAAAGCAGTAGTTGTTTGGTGTGGTTAATGACGTTCATTTCAGTGTTTATGAAAGATAAACTGTATGTTTATGCTGTTAAACAAGTCACACCCAGTCTTTTTAAAACATGGGAAGCTATTAGTTTAGGTAGAGGTAACTGCCTGTTGCAATAATTCCATCAAATTCAGCACAGAGCGTCATTTGATCTGCTTTTGAGTTCAAACTGTGATCAAGGAAGCATATTGAACAAGGTTTCAAGCCCTTATTGCTAATACAAAGAGGCAACCTCGTATTTTAAAGTTGCCTTTTGATGGTCAGTTGTGAAATGAATGTAGTATGGTGTATTTTATGTGTGTCACTCTTTACTACAGACCAAATGATATGAAATACAATAAGGTTATATTGTCatattgcaatttaaatgttTTGACAAATTATTCTTGTTTTTGTACAGTATTTTCATATGGATTTCtgaatatatctatctatctatgtaatTTGATGTATACTGTATATTTCTAAACATCAAACTTTATGGAACGATCTAAATACTAGAGTTAAGTGTATATGGGCATTAATACAATACGCAGTTTCTTTACCTATTCTTCTACAGGCACTTTAGTATTGTGCATCGatatcaaaagtttttttatgtcTACTTCTTtatcttttgtttttaaattatattaatacctTTCATGTATTGGTTGTGATGTACAATCATGAAATCTGGTATTACTTTGCCAAATTTGGTGAAAGAACGCTATTTTTGGCCACATAGAATGTTGTCGATTATTGTATATTTCAACAAATGATgtcttttatattaaatatattcagCATGTTTAAATTTAACATTCTTCAGATGATTATTCGACTTCAATATTTGAAATCTGTTGTCTGTTGTGGTCCTTTTTGGTTCCCTTTTCTTGTTTCATTGCTCTTggaaataaaagcttttgaaaAGCTGATTTGTGTTTGATGAGTGAAATATGAATGGGCTGTGttataaatatatgtgaccctggaccacaaaaccagtcttaagtcgctggggtatatttgtagtaatagccaaaaatacattgtatgggtcaaaattattgatttttcttttatgccaaaaatcattaggacattaagtaaagatcatgttccatgaagatgttttgtaaaatccttactataaatatatcaaaatgtaacttttgattagtaatatgcattgttaagaacttaatttggacaactttaaaggtgattttctcagtatttttatttttttgcaccctcagattccagattttcaaatagatgtatctcggccaaatatgtcctatcctaacaaaccatatatcaatagaaagcttatttattgagctttcgtatgatgtacacatctcagttttgtaaaatttaaccttgtgactggttttgtggtccagggtcacatattatattagaAATAGATTTTTTGGGGCTTAATTTAGGTCTAAATAATTACAAGAAACTTCTTGGGATTTAATAATACTCTAGTATGTTGGAGGATTGAAAAACGTTATAGATGTTATTCTGAAATGTACCGCTAGAGACCACTGTCTATTCACAAATGCATGTTTGTTGTCAATAATCCGTCATTTGTGTTACAAATATTCTTATTCCTCTTTATACACATCTGCATCATCACTGGCGTCATCGATGTCGTCATCAGCAATAACAGATGTAATAGTATGGGAGATATGTATTTGAAAATGATTATTTGATATTGCTATCTCTCCAGTCCATTGTAGAACtatggggagaaaaaaaatcactgaacGTGAGCAATggttttttatatatgtatatcaataataatatataatatttaatatttttaaggaATTTTGAATATATagtattaaaaaaagtaaaataataattagaacatgaaaacattttattgatagattaactattattaataatttatataatcaaaatatgttgaaatgtatttattaacgattattaataatatatataatcaaaatatgttgatatgtatgtatatacactataatattaattgattaattttgaatatatattattaacaataatggTACAGTAATAACATCTAAACAtttcaattatattattaaatttaattttcattattattttattattaataataaactatattgtcaaaatgtatgtatatcaattattaaataataatattaatataataatttatattgttaaccaattttgaatatatatgtatattaataataatattaaaataataattagaacatctaaacatttaaattatatatattaaaggcaatatatatatatatatatatatatatatatatatatatatatatatatatttaaattatacataAAGTAAAATACATGTACACACCCATTTGTATACAAATATGTTACAAATTATtagatatattatttaaatattttaattgttaagatgttataattattgttttattattataaataattataatatttaattcttacaatataataataatattatatttaattatttttacaaagttgtaatattattattattagtagtagttaaataataattataacatttaaacatttaaattatttatattaaaggctatttcaaaaataatatttaatatgtaatattatttcaaataatatatgtacaattatttttacaaattaaatataatacattttacattattattattttatttgtatacataTATAAGAAAGAAGTTGCAAATTCATAttatatatgtgatcctggaccacaaaatcagtcataagggtcaattttatgaaactgagatttgaatagGAATAAATGAGCTGAATAAACGTTCCATTATTAATGTATGCTTTGTTagaataggataatatttggccgagatacagctatttgaaaatcaatgaaaaaatcaatgtccaaatgaagttcctagcaattcatattactaatcaaaaattaagttttgatatatttacagtaggaaatttacaaaatatctaaattgaatatgatctttacttaatatcccaataattttgtcataaaagaaaaatcaatcattttgacccatacaatgtatttttggctattgctacaaatatccccgTGCTACTTGAGACTAGGCCATATATAGAAACTATAGCCATTAATTCCGATAAGCAGTACATCTCTTTAACATGCACGCAAGCAGTCATACTATCTCTGTCTAAAGCTTTAGCATGTTGTAAAATTTGGCTTCCTGTCAACAGCATGACGGTTACTACATTCCTGCAACGACATGTGTTCAGAGCAGACCTCCAGTACGTGCTGCTTCTGGGTGTGGCCTAAACGGCCTCTTACTCCAGACAAACACAGATGACTTCCTGTGGGATTATGTGGCATTTATCAAATAGACTAGGAGTTATATAAAGCCATTTGTAAATGCAGAGGGAGCAGATTGGGATCTAACATTAATCCCAGCCTGCGTTCAGCCTGGCTGCAATCCATCTGAAAGAAAGGACAGGCAACAGGAATTACAAACCTTACACTGGTCGCATCCTCATCCTCCACTGCCTTGCTTGCCCTCTCCAGCTCAAGGCCAACACAGGATAACTGACCCTGATCAATTGAGGGCCAGTGTTCAGTTTTAGCCACATACAATTGGTATGTAGACCTATTTTCAATGTGAATTCAGTTAGGAATTATTAAAATGATCCAGTATTTTCTCAGATTCAGGAGCAGTTGGTTTTTAGCACAGCTCTTACCATACTGATACATAtgaaagcttgtttccaccacaggATAAAAAGAGTAAAAAATTAATTCTGACTGTAACTGTAAATTCAGAAtggtcacaattgcaagatgcaaacatctcagaattttgatttttattttttttcccctctgatTTTTAGGTTTGTATCTTAGAATTCggacttttttgctcagaattgtcagaattgtaagatgtaagtTCAGAATTCtcaggaaaaaagtaaaaattgcaaattTACAAATCAGAATTCTGACCTTTGTTCTGGGAATTCTGTCTCTTTTCCTCAGAACTCTGAGTTCACATCTcagaattcggactttttttcataattccaAGCTAGAATAAAGGAAAgcagtcagaactgcaagatttaaattcagaattctctggaaaaaaaaaaaggtaaaaattgcaaatttacatTGCAGAATTTTGACCTTTGTTCTtggaattctgtctttttttccttagaattctgagtttgcatcttggaattctgacttttttgctcagaattatcagaattgtaaaatgtaaGTTGGGAATTCTCAGgagaaaagtaaaaattttacATAGCAGAATTTTGATCTCTGTTCTGGGAATTCCGTCTTTTTTCCTGACTTTTTCCCCCCAGAATTCCAAGCTAGAAtaaagaaaaacagtcagaattgcaagatataaattcggaattctcaagaaaaaaattgcaaatttacatcGCAGAATTTTGACCTTTGTTTTCTgaattcagtctttttttccttagaattctgagtttgcatcttggaattctgacttttttttctcagaactctaAGTTAGAATAcaggaaaacagtcagaattgcgagatgtaaattcagaattctctggaaaaaagtaaaaattgcaaatttacatTGCAGAATTTTGACCTTTGTTCTTGGAattctgtcaaataaaaagttagaataaaaaaaaagtcggaattgcgagatgtaaatttgtaattcttaggaaaaagtacaaagttgcagatttaaattaagaattttgacacttttttttaaattttgtcttttttccttagaattctgagtttgcagctTGAAATTCAAACTTTCTCGGAATTCCGAGTTagaataaaggaaaacagaattgcaagatataagttcTTGAATTTTGACCTTTGTTCTtggaattctgtcttttttcctcagaattctgagttaaaataaaaaagtcagtaaATTTGGAATTCTcagcaaaaaagtaaaaattgcaactttacatctcagaattttgacattTGTGTTtggaattctgtcttttttcctcagaattctgagtttgcagcttggaattcaaacttttttctcagaattccgagttagcataaaaaaaaggtcacaaatgcgagatgtaaattcagaattctcaggagaaagtaaaaattgcaaatttacatctcaGTATTTTAACCTTTGTTCTtgtaattctgtctttttttgtcagaattatgagttagaataaaaaaagtcggaattgtgagatgtaaattcgtaATTCTCAggaaaaaagtactttaaaagttttgacactttttaaaaaaaaaaattgtcttttttcctcagaattctgagtttgcagcttgaaattcaaacttttttcctcaaaattccgaATAaaggaaaacagtcagaattgcaagatataagttctcagaattttgaccttTGTTCTtggaattctgtcttttttcctcagaattctgagttagaataaaaaagttggaattgcgagaattGAGTCTGCAGCTTGGAAttctgtcagaattgcgagatgtaaatttaaAATTCTCAGGCAATATAGTaaaaattgcaaatttacatctcaGTATTTTGAGGTTTGTTCTTggaattctttgttttttccatggaattctgagtttgcagcttggaattctgacttttttctctgaattccgagttagaataaaaaagtcagaattgtgagatgtaaattcagaacaaaaaatttacgTCTTAGAATTTTGacgtttgtttttgaaagtctgtctTTCCCcccagaattcagacttttttctcagaattcccaAGTTAGAATAAagcaaagaagtcagaattgcaagatgacgTTTGTTCTtggaattctgtcttttttccttggaattctgagtttgcatctcagaattctaacttttttctctgaattctgagttagattaaagaaaaaaacttagaactgcaagatgtagatttgtaaagaaaaaagtaaaaattgcaagtttacctcaaattttttttcagaattctgactttttttcttagaattctttGAATCTTTAGATATATAATTAAGCTGTGGTAGAAATAAGCTTCCATAGACACATGCAACAAAAAATGCTCAAGTCTGATTAGAAAAATTGGTTTGCTTTTATTCAGAAATGTACTGTTGAGAATACAGTTTTCTGAATGTCATATTGGTGAGAACAGGAATCAAATCTCTACTTTTTTACCACTTGATTGTCAAACAAAATCTGCTGAACAATTcaataacacacaaaaaaagaaaagaaaaaacatctATTATTGTACTTTATAAATATATTGCATTTTAGATATGTAGCTCAACAACATAGTGCTAGCAACGCCAATGCCATGGGTTTGATTCCTGGGGAACACAAAAAGCCTACTAGCAAAATATATACACAGAATGCAGAGTTGCTTtggaaaaaaagcaaaaatgcagTGCATAAATATAGATGTTTTACATCTGATAACATTTAGCCAAGTGGTTTCCTCAGTGTCGACTGAATTAGAATTTCCTATGTATTGTTTTACTATGagacaatattattatattattctaaATGTATTCTTAATAATATACCTATATGTTTACAcatttacaaacacacacattcaaaCTTCACAATGAACACATTCAAAATGTATAACTTATGTACACTACATGGGCAACATTCATGCCTTTGACAAACCTGCATAATCACCTCATTTCTACGGCAGCTAACAATGACTGTACACGTGTCCAGACATTTGCTCTGTTCAGGCATGCACATGTGTCTTCAACTGGCCTCTATCCAGTGTCCAGAGGATAAAATAACTCCATTTCCATGATGAAATTGTCCACAATAATCTAATGAATGCAGATGGATGCTCTGAaacagagaagagaagagaacatTAAAGACTGTGTTTTATCGACTGCGCCTCCAGTGGCAAATGCAGTTTGGTGTATTATCAATGAAAGAGGGTTGTGTTACGTAATTCTAATAGCGAATACTGTCTCTTTAAACAGGTGCTAAGATCAAAAGAAGATCAAAAGAACAACAGATTGCAAAAAATATGTAGGTTCATATGTCATATTAGACCTGACCACAGAAAAAGATTGTGTCTGTATATTTAACAGAAtatactaaacaaacaaacaaacaaaaaagacaaattttaatttaaaaaataacttttaatggTTTGTTTGGTTATCTTTAATgggtttatttaatcaaaaaactattttctgATGGAAAAAATAGCACTGGTCCTTATTCAAATCTAGCAACTTCTTTATAAGACACATGTTTTCAGACCATAGATAGTATTTACTTGCTTTTCTAATGCTTTTAAAtagctatttattaatttatcaatTCTTGACATGTTTACACATCTGCTTAGAGCAAAATatattgcaatcaaattatttcAGATGTGATACACCTTTAGTCTGTCAAACTGATCAGATGGTTTATAAAATGCATCATAAACTGATGACTACCACTTCTATatattgcgaaatataaactcagaattctgagaaaaaaaaatgtgaatttacatctcagaatttagattttggcttcttttttttccagaaatcagAGTGAAAAATGGCAAGTTTACCTTTTTGCGTTTATTATGAAagtctttttccctcagaattctaagtttgcaTCTCActgttcttacttttttctctgaattctgagttagattaaagaaaaaagtcagaattgtgagatgtaaactaagagttcagagaaaaaaagttaaaattgcagaATTTTGACGTTTGTTCTTGGAAGTTTgcatcctgcaattctgacttttttctctgaattctgagttagattaaagaaaaaagtcagaattaaaagtaaaaattgcaagtttacctCAAAATGTTGATGTTTGTTCTTGGAAttctcttttttcctcagaattctaagtttgcatctcgcagttctgacttttttctctgaattctgagttagattaaagaaaaaaactcagaattaaaagtaaaaattgcaagtttactttAGAATTTTGACGTTTGTTCTTGgaattctctttttttctcagaattctgagtttgcatcttggAATTCTAACTCTTTTCTCTTAATTCTGAGttagattaaagaaaaaaaagtcagaattttgagattttaaccCAGAATtcagataaaaaagtaaaaattgcagaATTTTGACGTTTGTTCTTGGAATTCTGTTTGTTTTccttcagaattctgagtttgcatcttgcagttttgacttttttctctgaattctgagttagattaaagaaaaaaactcagaattaaaagtaaaaattgcaagtttactttAGAATTTTGACGTTTGTTCTTGgaattctctttttttctcagaattctgagtttgcatcttggAATTCTAACTCTTTTCTCTTAATTCTGAGTtagattaaagaaaaaaagtcagaattttgagattttaaccCAGAATtcagataaaaaagtaaaaattgcagaATTTTGACGTTTGTTCTTGGAATTCTGTTTGTTTTccttcagaattctgagtttgcatcttgcagttttgacttttttctctgaattctgagttagattaaagaaaaaaacctcagaattaaaagtaaaaatggcAAGTTTACTTTAGAATTTTGACGTTTGTTCTTGGAATTCTAACTCTTTTCTCTTAATTCTGAATtagattaaagaaaaaaagtcagaattgtgagatgttaaccCAGAATTCAGAGggggaaaaagtaaaaattgcagaATTTTGACGTTTGTTCTTGGAATTCTGTTTGTTTTccttcagaattctgagtttgcatcttgcagttttgacttttttctctgaattctgagttagattaaagaaaaaaaactcagaattaaaagtaaaaatggcAAGTTTACTTTAGAATTTTGACGTTTGTTCTTGGAAttctctttttttcctcagaattctgagtttgcatcttggAATTCTAActcttttctctcaattctgaattagattaaagaaaaaaagtcagaattgtgagatgttaaccCAGAATTCagaggggaaaaaagtaaaaattgcagaATTTTGACGTTTGTTCTTGGAATTCTGTTTGTTTTccttcagaattctgagtttgcatcttgcagttctgacttttttctctgaattctgagttagattaaagaaaaaaaactcagaattaaaagtaaaaattgcaagtttacctCAAAATGTTGATGTTTGTTCTTGGAAttctcttttttcctcagaattctgagtttgcatcttggAATTCTAActcttttctctcaattctgagttagattaaagaaaaaaagacagaattgtgaaatgtaaactcagaattcagagaaaaaagtaaaaatggcaAGTTTACCTCTCAGAATTTTGATGTTTGTTCTTGGAATTCTGTATTTTTTCCTCGgaattctgagatacaaactttttattctctgaattctgagaaatttcaaagaaaaatataaaaattgcaaGTCTTTTGCAgcctctcagaattctgagtctgaattttgagacataaagtcacaattacttttttaatctGTGGCGGAAATAAGCTTCCAAAGACACATGcataaaaaaaagtctgattagAAAAATGTATTCTAACCAACAAGATACATTCAAACCAACAGAAAGTGATTTGAAGCATCTATTTCCACACAAAATAGCAAATAAATGTATACTGAGTGGTTATTTAAGTGTACTTAGTTCTGCTCTCAGTATTAAATCATAATCTTATCATGTGCTAAAGTTGCGAGATTTGACCAACCAAAGAGGCATAGATACAAGATGACCATAAAAACTCCTTTTCTTTTGCATTTAATCATTTAAGTAACTTCAATCAAATTTTAACACAATATTGTATTTATATAACCATCTTATCTGGATAAAGTAAAGACCATAGTGCGTAAAACATTACCATTTTGGTTTGTATGTTTACTCAGATGATGACGCATAGTACAGACACTTAATGTTGCTGCAGTTAATCCCTGTGCTACCAAATGCCTTTTTCCTGTTAATGGCCATCAATTCTAAAAAATTCATTATGTCATCACTTTCTCCTAGAAAAGGAATAGTCTTTGATGTCTGTGATGGAGAATggcttatttttaataatatggtGTTGGAGAatggcttattttttttttatttaatttaatctttttttcacTTCTGTAGCATAATTTACATGATCCCAAAAGTACTTATGCCTAACattattttactattaaataTAGTCTATAATATACTATACACTACTGCAATAATACATTtctataaaaatgtatacataaacaataatattatatatatatatatatatatatatatatatatatatatatatatatatatatatatatgtgtgtgtgtgtgtgtgtgtgtgtgtgtgtgtgtgtaatattaaaaaaatatatataaaatttaaataaatgaataacaatTTCGATAAAATTCTTGATACATTTTTTAtggatttataaaaaaaacattatcctGTATCTAGTGTTTTTTAACAATAGCTTAATGAAAAAGGTcaaatgtatttataataaaaatatatttttgtgtctCAAAATTGTACAAATGACACCACCTTGGGCAAATATGACTAAACAAATAGCAttaaatgggtcatatatattcGGGTCAGTGAGAAGTATCTTACCTGTTTTAACTCAAATTAGGCTCAGATTTGAACATTTATTAACTTCTGGAAGATTGAACGTGTCCAAAAGGGAAAAATGAGAGAAAGTCACTCATCAGCAGACTGTGGAAGTGTCAGACCAGCGTGCTCCTCTTCTCGCGCGTGTCAGGGGTCAGAGGCGCAAAGTTGGAGGTAGCTGTGTTGTTCTGCTCGTTATAACGTGACGAGGCCGGTGAGTTTTGCATCACCACTAGCCGGATGGGAGACTGTTGCTGGGGGGCTGGTGGCTCGGAAACGTACTCCTTGGAAGGGTCTTTGCCACGGCAGTCGTACAGGATGCAAGAGATGAGGAAGACCAGAAGCAGGATAACGTAGCTGGCGATGAGGATGATGAGGTTTAGAGTGACTGGATCAATCTCCAGGTAAAACTCCATGAGACCCATGGCGACGCTGCATCCCTGACTCCGCGCTCTGAGAGAAATGTGGGCACCATGGACTCCCGTCGGGCTCTTCGGCAAAGCGTGGAGTAGTAGGGATATCCCAGCGAGCAGCAGCAGCAGGGCCCTATGCAGAGATAAGAGTGGAGATTTCGCTCTGCCGTTCAAAGAATTTAATCCCTCCCCTTCTATTCCACCAACCTTGAATTTCTGCAGCCAATGATTAAAAGCTGCTCACTTTAATAGCTTAAGCTGCCATTTTAATTTTGCCAACTGCACATTGCGCGATGGATTTGGCCAAATTATGCAGAGGCAGTGAATGGGTGGAGTAGAAGTTTTAGCATGTCCCACCTCGTGTCTTTTTGCCAGGAGCACGTCAATGGGGGATTTCACTAAGTATTGTGTAATGAACGA
This window encodes:
- the smim36 gene encoding small integral membrane protein 36, with the translated sequence MGLMEFYLEIDPVTLNLIILIASYVILLLVFLISCILYDCRGKDPSKEYVSEPPAPQQQSPIRLVVMQNSPASSRYNEQNNTATSNFAPLTPDTREKRSTLV